The following nucleotide sequence is from Nothobranchius furzeri strain GRZ-AD chromosome 6, NfurGRZ-RIMD1, whole genome shotgun sequence.
agtggaactgctcctgttgtccacgcgatattgcagagttgCATCAACCAACACAACCCCACAAAATCCAACGCCTTAAGGAACGCCTCATCCACCCTCGGGGGCCTTGtcaccgaggagctttttgaccatctcagtgacctcagccccagtgatgggagagcccaacccaaagccaGACTCTGCTTTATCACTGGAAGGCgtgccagtgggattgaggaggtctttgaagtattatgTCCACCTATACacaagtagaggtcagcagcacaccatccacactgtaaacagtgttggtagcgcactgctttcccctcctgaggtgccagatggtggaccagaatctccttaaaGCCttgtggaagtcttgctccatggtctcaccgaactcctcccacgctCGTGTTTTAGTCTCCACGACTACCTGAGCtgcattctgcttggactgccggtacccatcagctgcttctgcagtcccacagaccaaaaacacctgataggactctttcttcagctcgaCAGCATCCCAAACTACCGGTGtctaccagcgggttcgggggttgccaccacgacaggcaccgacaagCCTGCAGCCGCAGATCTGGTCAGCGCCTCAACAAGAGAAGCACAGAACATGGCCAAAAATAAACACAATGCAAAAATACTGTCATTTGATTCTGGTGAGTTTGGTAGAATAAATAAGTGTGGCACAGGTTGTGTTTGGATACATAGTGTTTGTCTATATAGTGCAGTTTATTATGGGCTGCATCATTCATGCAGCAGTGCATGCTCATTTAACAGGTAACAGCGATGAAACAGTTTCCATCTGATTGAAACCAACAATCTGAGTTTAAGGTATTTAATATTAGCTTCTATTAGTGTGGATGGAACTACATTTATTTTGTGTACTTGTTTGTAAAAGCTGCAGCATTCAGGCAAAGGCTTAAAGACAGAAACACGTTCTGTGTTCATAAAGACTGGTTCCAGTCGTTTTCTTCTGTGAGGTCCCAGAAACCTTTAGACCCCTGTAAAGATCCACGTTTTCCCTGCTGGTCTTTGCTTTTCTGTAGGTTCTTAGCATGATGGGACTTCCAGTCTCTCACAAAAGCAGCTTTGATTTGCTCCAGGACCGTCACTCTTCTGTTCTGGTGACTGTCCTTAATCTTCATCACCAGACCGACTCCTGCATCCCTGTCAAAGTCGCTGCCCACCCAGTCGTTGTTACCTGAGCAACAAAAGCTACTTAATAACCCAACTTTTCTGTGCACAGATAAAGTTGTAACTGCTCCTGTGTCAGTCTAAAGAGGAATCTAGAACAGAAAAGCAACATCagactgttttttatttaaagagcaagacaCCCCCAaattccaagtttaggtcctccaccacctctcttacccatggtgtcccacaaggttttgtgctggggcctctgctcttcctcctctatctgcttcctcttcagcacatcctgagctccttcaaaggaatctcctaccatctttatgcagatgacatccaactgtacatctcctttaagccccatgagatgtctaagctgcagctgttacacacctgcttagactctatcaaaacctggatggctgggagctttcttcagctgaatgaagataagactgagatcctcatctgtgccccagacaagctggttcccaaagtcagagactctcttggtcagcttgcttcccacaccaaaccttctgtcaggaatcttggcgtgacctttgacccagctctcaccctggattctcatgtcagttctcttgttggctcttccttcttccatctcaggagcgttgctaagctgagtcccattctgtcccgctctgaacttgagacagttctccacaccttcatctcctcacgcttagactactgtaactctcttttcacgtgtctgagcagaacctccctgaaccgtctacgggtggttcagaacgcctgtgctcgacttctgaccaagtcctccaaacacacccacatcaccccgcttctcctccagcttcactggctgccagtcaacttcagggttcatttcaagatcctggttctggtctatagggccttacatggacaagcaccatcttacattggtgatcttcttagtccctacacccccagcaggtccctgaggtccagtgatcaaagcctactggttgtgcagcaccaggctaaagaccaaaggtgacagatcatttgttgctatggcccccagactctggacttctctccccctgagcctgagatcagtggactcagaggtctcctttaaaaagcagctgaagactcacttgttcaagctggcttttgtatgaccttcttcacctctctctctttattctgctctccccacctattccaccttcctcaggatccactgatttccctccttcctgttcacgctctctctttcttaacatttttcaatcacaattgtctatttttgctcattttaaatatatttttaaacattttctaaatgcttttttatatttttacattttttgtttttgtgaagcgccttgtgatttttatcttgagaggcgctatagaaatgatattttcttcttcttcttcaaataaACTTTGTTTCTGATAAACtacgtgtgtctaatcgtgctgcagacacgtgtagtcagtagttttgcactttagtgcattttagttaaaattttaattttctgcctaaaactgtcagtgttgtgccgttgtcaggtaaaaactctgcatttgaattaaaatctgccatcgctattggctaagaggtaccctagaacgttagctggtaccatatgatgtcacaatgtcgttgtgggcctgtgtgtgtttgtgtgtatttgttagcggctctgctctCTCGTTCTGCTAGgctacagcatttgttgcatttttcaaacaggaagtgggagcggagtaatactctggtagggggtgacttgctctttaaaacaaattttttcattaaagaatgctgtTTTCTTTTTGATAACTCATGTTCTCCTCCAAAGAAAAAGATTATTTATGAATGTAAATCACACCCTAGCCATTTCTTTGCTTACGAAGGACTTTACATTAAAGATCTTACCATTCCCTTTAAGAAACATTTAATATTTAAACAATTCAAAGTCGTCAAAgaagaaataaatgaaaaaaaaaaaaacagcaaaaagatCCACTTTTCCTCGTGAGGACATCGTGTCCCCAGATTCAGTGAAATGTAACTTAAACGTTCAACTTTCATTCATTAGCAAAACGAAAAAGCCGTACGCGACCTACCGATGTAGACGGCGTTGTCGGTCACCATGTACTTGTTGTGGTTGAGGCCCAGCTGAAAGTCGTCCTTCTGCTCCTTGTGACTAAAAAACTTCTGTGAGGAAAGTCGAGACATTCGTTAGTCATCACACCAGCCGCCTGAGTGGAGGAGAAAGTCCACCTTTAAAGAGTCGCGCACCACTTCCAGGGAGCAGTTGTGCAGCTGCATGCACAGAGACTTGAGGGACGTGACAAAGTTAAAGGTGAGAGGGTGAGTTTTCCTCCAGAAGCTTATAAGAAGGTGAACTTTGACTCCTCTGAGAACCACGGCTTCTCTGATCACCTCATCGATCGTGGACCAGTACCTGTGGAAGCACCCGTCCGTTTTTCCATAAATATAAGTCCTCAGTATTCGGTTTCTCTGTGGGACAAACTTACACATGAACACAAACGGATATTTTTGGGTTCCAGATTAGATTAAAAAGCTCGTTCACACCTTGTGACAGAAGTTCTTCTGAAGCTCCTCCTGACCAGAGGGAGGTAGTCCATCACAGAAATGAAGATgaaggttttggcactctggatgaCTTGACTGATGGCGTCTACGTCTCTAGTTCGATCTTTGGGACAGAAGAGGTCCGGGGAGGTCTGCAGAAATGAGTCAGTCCTTTATAGCACTCATAAAGCCTGGTTGAATGAACATAAGACTGGATTCTAATACTCCAAGTAACGGAAGTATGTTTATTTGAAATATACACAACAATACAATGAGCAAGACAAAGCCAGGACAGATGCTTGGAGCAGAAATGCTAATTGCTTATTTCCATCTGCAGTCCCTTCTATGTGCCGGTTTGCTGCTTGCAGCCGACAACGGTGCTAAAGCTCTGTGTTGCTACGGCGACCCCTGCCTCCGCACCAATAAAGGAACCGTCCTGCAGAGTTTGGAGCCGCCGGTGGGCCGTGACAGCATGACTCCATCTGCTTCTGCAGGATGATGAATGTGTTAAACACAACTGAGAAGTGTCTTGTCGCTTGGAGGGTAACGATTCATTATGAAGAAgactcaagatgctcctcagcACGATGTTGACGTGATTAATCGCCCCttttcgtgtttctggtattagtttgtaaaataataataaaagagcttcagCGCAGTCGGGTGCGTGGAGAGAAACAAGAACCAGTAAAATGGGTTCATGTGTTCACAGGTTAGTACACTAGTTGATCATCCTGTCATTGAAGTTTTTTTACTGAATCAGTCATTTTAGCTGCTGTGACCAAACTTCAGAAGTGTCACGTCGTATTATATGACTTCCTGTTACATCATATTTAATCGCTTTATGATGGATTAAAGTGTATCCTGTTGGATCACATCGTATTAATTATAACGAGTTCAGTTCGACCCAGCAGAGTTTATTATGTTTTAGTTTACGACACAAGTCATGTCAAAACACTCGCCAACGAGTCCCAATCATGTCAGGTCCAGGTCCCGGCTAACTGATTTCTGTAAATGCACCAAAGTTGTGAGAAAATCAGATTGATTTTCAGGATATTACTATTAAAGCGTGGCTTCAAGCCTCAGAGAGGGTGACAtgttggtgaaggttctcagtcatccaggtcacggaGATCCAGAGAAgttcaaatgaagacaactggactCAAGAAACCAAGGAGGGTGATGATTTTCAAACGTATAGTTTAGCATCACGCTATGATGCTTCGTATCATTTTGTCTCAATTTGATTTACACTGCATCACGTGAATTATGTCTAATTATATTATTTTGTACCCAATAAAATGCATCAAATATTATCATATGACATTTTAGCATTCACACTATAAATCTGTTGTGCGTTCATTCTGCACGTGTTCCTAACTGCTTTACTTGGTTCTTTGTGAACACAGGAAAGAGTTGCTAACacggataaacagagaaggaagtgacgccgccaaCAGCGGCaagctctgaagaagaccgcgGTGGTGGTCGAAACATGAgcaaaaaaaggcaaaacagcttttttctgtgttaaaaaagaaccaagtaaagTATGTGAGagctgagaatccagggtgagagctgggtcaaaggtcacgctctcacctaaaggattactaGTAGCTCACCATAACTGgagagttgaagactggaaaaatgttgcctggtctgatgagtctccatttctgctgagacattcagatggtagagtcagaatttggcgtaaacagaatgagaacatggatccatcgtgccttgttaccactgtgcaggctgctggtggaggtgtcatggtgtgggatgttttcttggcacactttaggccccttagtgccaactgggcatggttaaaatgccacgggctacctgagcattgtttctgaccatgtccatcccttcatgaccaccatgtacccatcctctgatggctacttccagcagggtaACACACCATGTCATAAACCTCCAATCATttctaattggtttcttgaacatgacgatgagttcactgtactacaacggcccccacagtcaccagatctgaacccgatagagcatctttgggatgtggtggaatgggagattCATGCCCTGGATTTGCatccatcagctgcaagatgctatcctatcaatatggccgacatttctaaagatgctttcagcaccttgttgaatcaacgccgcgtagaattaaggcagttctgaaggtgaaagggggtcaaaccccgtattagtgtggtgttcctaataatcctttgagtgtatatatatatatatatatatatatatatatatatatatatatatatatacagtatatatatatatttatatatactgtatatatacatatatatgtatatatatacatatacatgtatatatatatatgtatatgtatatatatatatatatatatgtatatatatatatatatatatgtgtgtatatgtatatatatacatatatatatgtatatatatgtatatatatatatatatatatatatatacatatatatacatatatatatatgtatatatatatatatacatatatatacatatatatatgtatatatatatacatatatatatatatatatgtatatatatatatatatatatatatatacatacatatatatatatgtatatatatacagtatatatatatatatttatatatactgtatatatacatatatatgtatatatatacatatacatgtatatatatatatgtatatgtatatatatatatatatatatatgtatatgtatacatatatatatatatatgtatatatatatacatatatatatacatatatatgtatatatatatatatatatatatatatatatatatatgtatatatatacgaaGAGCCAAGTACAGCATACTGTATTTCTATGTTTCAGACTGTCTATGTTTCTATGTAATTTTAGCATAAATGTATTTATGTAAAATTCTTCATTTCTATGGAAAATAATTGTTTGCCTTGAATGCAACAGcaaatggtgaatggcctgtatttgatatagtgcctttaaGAGTCCTGGAACCCATAAATAAAGAAAAGATCTGATTTAATATGAACTTGATGATGTGGTAAATTCTGCATTTACAAAATCTGCGTTTCTCACAGACACATAAGCAGCGGCCGGCGTGGCGTTGAGCTGCAGCTCCAGGGCCTGGTGTTTCCCGTAGAGGGCTGTAATTCTCTTCGACCAGATGGAGGGGATGTAGTCTCTGTCGTGGAGCTGCCAGTAAAATGAAAAAACTCGGTGGAGGTCCAGCGCCAGACAGCTGCAGTTGTACACCACCACCCCCAGTTCTTTCCTCTGCGGAGCGTCAGGAACAAACACAAGGAGTCGTGACACAGCAG
It contains:
- the pld5 gene encoding inactive phospholipase D5, yielding MAGPISQEPLKTQQKCVATLALLCCFAVLMVLIFSSVDIWGDDEDGITEDNCSRDCHIVLAENIPEEFSLRMDGRHSLPLAVGFHSLLDQAKTSVQVVSSVWNLNSWGLDPVPSAAKQGQLLFQRLQSLRPRGVKLKIVSSWTNSTELKALEAHGAEVRSVNMTALTRGGLHSSFWVVDRKHIYIGSADMDWRSLSKRKELGVVVYNCSCLALDLHRVFSFYWQLHDRDYIPSIWSKRITALYGKHQALELQLNATPAAAYVSTSPDLFCPKDRTRDVDAISQVIQSAKTFIFISVMDYLPLVRRSFRRTSVTRYWSTIDEVIREAVVLRGVKVHLLISFWRKTHPLTFNFVTSLKSLCMQLHNCSLEVKFFSHKEQKDDFQLGLNHNKYMVTDNAVYIGNNDWVGSDFDRDAGVGLVMKIKDSHQNRRVTVLEQIKAAFVRDWKSHHAKNLQKSKDQQGKRGSLQGSKGFWDLTEENDWNQSL